A DNA window from Lolium rigidum isolate FL_2022 unplaced genomic scaffold, APGP_CSIRO_Lrig_0.1 contig_46252_1, whole genome shotgun sequence contains the following coding sequences:
- the LOC124681546 gene encoding uncharacterized protein LOC124681546, with protein sequence METAGSVVGTRSTRTPPPARRPERSRAPSLVRCRAMQNQPAPPPAVRTVAIPFADLKERGKDLRGRIEEGLGPNGLGIISISHVPGFPALRRTLLRLAPRVANLPEDVKEQLEDPDSRYNFGWSHGKEKLESGKLDTFKGSYYANPILDVPTTDDALLSRYPSYCRPNIWPADHLPELEIAFKALGKLMLEVGLMLARHCDLYVMQHGVGTFDGESLEQTISRSRCHKGRLLYYFPRQFSTQKEEGGSVSSWCGWHTDHGSLTGLTCGLFMRNSEEIPCPDSAAGLYIRTRDYRVVKVTFGEDELAYQIGETTEILSRGRLCATPHCVQAPSGENASNVERSTFAMFMQPDWNETLKFPSEIPYHQELIPPNGALTFGEYSERLVNKYYQGKT encoded by the exons ATGGAGACGGCGGGCAGTGTCGTGGGGACGCGATCCACTCGGACTCCTCCACCCGCCCGACGCCCAGAGCGGAGCCGCGCGCCCAGCCTGGTCCGGTGCCGCGCCATGCAGAACCAGCCGGCTCCGCCGCCGGCCGTCCGCACCGTcgccatccccttcgccgacctcaag GAGCGGGGCAAGGACCTGCGCGGCAGGATCGAGGAGGGGCTCGGGCCCAACGGGCTAGGCATCATCTCCATTTCCCAC GTGCCTGGTTTCCCGGCTCTAAGGAGAACGCTCCTGCGCCTGGCGCCGAG AGTCGCGAACCTGCCTGAAGATGTCAAGGAACAACTTGAAGACCCGGATAGCAG GTATAACTTTGGCTGGAGCCACGGGAAGGAGAAACTTGAATCTGGAAAACTCG ATACATTCAAAGGATCCTACTATGCCAACCCAATTTTGGATGTCCCAACTACTGATGACGCCCTTCTAAGTAG GTACCCATCATATTGCCGACCAAATATATGGCCAGCTGATCATCTACCTGAGCTTGAAATAG CGTTTAAAGCTCTTGGAAAGCTAATGCTGGAAGTTGGCTTGATGTTGGCTCGTCATTGTGATCTCTACG TAATGCAGCACGGAGTGGGAACATTTGATGGTGAAAGTCTTGAGCAGACAATTTCTCGTTCAAGGTGTCACAAGGGACGCCTGCTCTACTATTTCCCCAGACAATTCAG CACACAAAAAGAAGAAGGTGGTTCTGTTTCATCGTGGTGTGGATGGCATACTGACCATGGGTCTTTAACAG GACTTACATGTGGTCTGTTTATGAGAAATTCAGAGGAGATCCCCTGTCCTGATAGTGCAGCTGGGCTGTACATCCGGACTCGTGATTACCGAGTTGTTAAG GTTACATTTGGGGAGGATGAATTAGCTTACCAAATCGGGGAAACTACTGAAATACTATCAAGAGGTCGTTTATGTGCAACTCCACACTGTGTGCAG GCACCTAGCGGTGAGAATGCTTCAAATGTTGAGCGCTCTACTTTCGCAATGTTCATGCAACCAGATTG GAACGAGACACTTAAGTTCCCAAGTGAAATTCCTTATCACCAAGAG TTGATTCCACCAAACGGAGCACTTACATTCGGGGAGTATTCAGAGAGACTGGTGAACAAGTATTACCAAGGAAAGACATGA